The nucleotide window TACTATCTCAGTTCTTCAATAGGTTTTGAGTGGATCTTTGTACCTATGGGACCTTGTGTCTATAACTTGGGACTTGTATGCTCATCATAGAAAAAAGATGGGAAAGAAAGATCTATTCTTGATGGATATGCATGATACATTGCATGCTTACACAATTCAAATCCACACAGATAGCTAAACTAGTCTAGGATTAAGAATCAGGATGAACTGATGACACACTAGCTGGTACAGTAACATGaaagaaacatatcagaagacaCATGTCCACATAGAGGATGTAAATAATAGCTGGTAAAGAAATATGGCATGTCCGCATATGCTCAGGCACATGCTTAAGGCTCCTGTCTGGATATTGTTGAAAGTATACAGATATCTGTCTCTATCAAGATCATGTTGACACCAACAAGCTACAAATGCTGGCTTCAACATGAAAATTAAGCTGCTAACTTTGCAGACTTGCAATCTGTTTCCGTACCTTTGATAGCTTTCTGCTcgacatttttcttctttttccttgttCTTTGAGGTAAGATTTTTTCACTTTTCTCTTCTAGTATTTTAAATGTGTCTTCATCCGCACGAAATCCATCTTCTGCCATTTGCTCAAGCAGGTCAGTAGTTGATTTCCCTGCCCACACATAAATAGTGAGCAAGCAATTATAGATTTCTTGTGTCAGGGGACCATGACGTTTCAACAACTTCACAATCCCTTCTGCTTCTTCCACACCCTTTTGTTCTTTCATGTACTCTAAGGTTCTCATGACACTAGCAGGATTTGGCTTCCATGGCGCTTGCCCTTCTGCCAGTGCCTTCTTCATCGCCTCCACTGCTTTCAAATTCTGCCCACAATCAAAATACAAACTAGCTAACCTATCCCACGCATTAGCATAAGGGGCCAGGCCACTTTCAATGGCTTTGTTTACTAATAGTTCCGCCTTCTCCAGAAGACCTCTTGTACAATACGCTCCAAGTAGAAGATTTGGCAATCTAAAATCATGAAAAGAAGTCACAGATTCCCACTCCTTCAAGATGGCTTCTGCGCCCTCTACGTCATCCAGCTTTAGAAGTGCACCCATCATGCACATATACATTGAGGTAGCTACCTTATCCGATGACTTGTACATATTCCACACTCGGTACATCTCAGATTTATCTCCGATGTCAGAATAAATCAAGATCAAAAACCCATAAGCATCATTGCCCTTTCTCCGAGGCATCAGTTTCTTTGATTCCTCGAGAAGAACTAGAGCCTCGTCAATCAACCCAGATTTCACATAACCTTTAGCTGCAATTGCGTATGTGTAACAACTGGCTGCAATTTCTGAATGCTTCATACTTCCAAGAACCTTTTTTACCCCTTCCACATTGGCACCCGTGGCATATGCTTCTATCAGAATGTTGTAGGTGAAAATGTCAGGAGCAAACCCCTTGTTTTTCATTTTTTGAAAGATCTTATCCACTAATGCAAGCTGTCCAATGTCATTGTACATTTTCATCAACATATTGAAAGCAAAACTATCAAGCATGTTTGCCTCCTCCATTCGATGGAAGAAAGCCTCTGCCTTCTCCACACATTTGTCTTGTACATAGCAAGACAGAAGAGCACCATGAACTTGATAAACTTTTAATTGTTTTGGTAAGTTACCAAAGAAACTTTCTGCCTGCTCAAGGCCATGAACTTTTTTAATCAAGTCCAACCGATCTGCAACATCACCAGGTGACAAGCAGAAGTACCTCCTATCGCTCATCCATGTAGATATCTGTACTAAGCATAGAGAGACATTATTAAAAGGAAAGTTTTCAGAGGCTTCAATAGTGCTGTTTCATGTGTGAATGCAGAACAATATTGGAGTCACTGACAAAAgagtaaaacaaaaaaagaaccaAGTCATCTACAGAGGATAAAAGAGATTAACCTTACTATTTTAAGCCCAAAGAAATTCACTCCATAACTAAGGAAGGCTTTTGCTTTACCACAGCAAAAGagtcaccaaatatcaaaataaaagtATAAGCAAAATAGCTTAGACAGAACATCTTTGTAAGACAGTATTTCCTTACATACATTACATATAATCTCAAGGTCAAATAATCATCTTCGATAATTAAATGAGGTCCACCCATATTCTTGATATAGCTCTGTTAAGTTCCACTTTTTTATACTGTGTGAGAGTTCAAACCAATTAGATCAGGTTCCACCTACTTCTACTAATAATTCAGGACTCTCCAGTTATGTCCAAACAGGTAAGGTGATATGCCCTTATGAGTGATCTTGATAAGGTCCATCTACATCCAGCCTGTCTACTATCAAAAGCCAGCAGGGGCAAAGAAggagaaaggagaagaggaagcaaGAGAAATATAGGATTATGTTGGCAATTTAGGCCATGTCGGCCGGTGAATATCTGTGACCACCTTTGATATGAATGAAGAACCACTATAGAGGAGACTAGGACCGCCAAAGAAGAGATCTCAGGCAATTTCAGGATACGTTAGCCTTGAGTGTTCACAAAGCTGCCACAGAATGGGAACAGCAGGAGCACAGCTTCCGAAAGCTCGACGTTGCTTCTTCCTTTGGTTTTCTGGTAAGCACAAAAGTTGGGTGATGCTACAATGATCAGAATAGAAAGACTTGCTGATTTTTGTTACTTGTAGCAAGAAATGAAGAGTAAATGGCCACTGAAATGTACTGGCAAATAGAGGAACGAACAAAGAGAAGATAGAGAGACAAAGATAAAGAAGAAGAGACAAGGTATCAGAggaagaaagaaatggaagaagagaggaaacaAGAAATGGGTGGCCAGCAGCTAAGAAAAGCCATGTAACTATTAAATACACAGTACACGGTTTTAAAGCAATTAATGCTCCGTCTACTTCAACACAGCTGATCATGTCAACGACTAAGATTAGGACTCTAATAAAACTATTAAGGAAACAAATAAATGCTTACTATGACCAAGCAATCAACCATGAAGAAATCAAACTTGTAAGGAACAGGAACTCTAATAACAAAGCAAATAGCTAACTATCTAGTTCATAATATTAAGGGTTGTAATTTCGATTCGTACTTGTGTACCGAGCCCTGGTCAATACGGTACGTACCGAGGCATACCGATAATACGTTGGGACGTACCGACAATAtgctcaaaatcatcaaaaaaatcttcaaaaatgcctgaaaatagaaagaaaattatattatgatttttaagttaaaaaatatatataattttagtataattttagcaaaaataatatatattaacccaatatcgatcaaattttgattaaatcatcattaaaaccactaataacagtattaaaaaaacttaattaaaacctaattaaatctaTTATACCATCATAATCATATGGTCCAatccttaatatgcatgaaatataaagatttgacctattaagtatctaatttgaaaaaatcaatagtaaacacactaatcataacagtaaagaccttaattactccctaattaataCTACTCTACCATCAAAAACATATCAAACAATATATTAGACATTAAGTTATACACCACATAGAATatgcttaatcatctcataaatcaataaaaatctaaaaagaaaatacatctattgattagagtgttcttcttaatcctcccaaattatagcctcctaaatttgatccaatccaaaAATCATaggtttgtagagtttaggagagtgaaaaatGTAAGAATAAGAGAGAGGTGTGAGTGaaaaagagtttaagagagtgaaatgagttgaaagaggagcgaggaaagggtttaaaaacccttttctaCGTCtcaaacgatcaaattgaccgtttgaaATAAGGCAATCTCAGCTCTTGATCAGTAACAATCGAAATCCGACCGTTACCGATTGGTACAGATCGATAATGGTCGGATTTTGATCATTACCGCTCGATAAAAACCCCGTACCACCCAATACAAGGTCAAGTGACCGATATCGTCTGGTAAAgggcgatccgcgtaccggtatccTATCGAAGCAGTACATACCTCCCATATCGAGCGGTATGCATCGATACAGCAAACCATGCATAATATATAAGACTCCAACCTTGACTCAAATACATCCAAAATAtactataattaaaaattaagtcTTAGACCATAAAATAACTATTATAACATGATTCTAGGactcaaaataaatttataacaGATCCAACTTGCACCAACCTTTTAGTCACCTTTGCAAGCAGAAGAGGTCATAGTAATGTGAAGTGTCAGTCATTACTTTTTAATTTCCTTACACAAAGCTTCTTGTAACACCACAAGTTATATAAGAAACAAATAATTCAACTCTAGATTATGCAATGCCATGCATAAGACGATGCTAATTTTATAAACACAAGGCATTGATAAAAATTGCTCTTTTGCACTTTAGCACAACAATCAAAGTTTCTCTAATTCCAATCCCAAAATATCCGTGCAAACTTGAAAGTTTCCAATTTCGTGTTTGTTCTTCTCTTACATGTCGAATTGTTGCATATAACTAATTGTGTTTTAGTTTTGTGACGGAATATGGTAGCACCATTGCTAACTAACAGCACCATTTTCTAAAGGATCTCAAAAATTGTATGCAATAGTTACTATAAACTTCATACATAAGTATAATAAATTTCTTCAAATAGCTTTGATTCTACATTATTTCTATACATTCACATATTTGTATACCTTTGTTATTCCTACCTTAATTTTGCATATATTTTTGTCTCTCTACCTTAAACCATAGTTTAACTTTCCATCTTCTGCAAACAATATTACCGTAGGATGCAAATCACTACTAAAAGGTTTGAATTTGTTTGCATCATAGCAACCCTTGACTTGTTGGAGTCATACACCAATTGGCAAGAACAACTTAATTGATTAAAATAAGAATAACTGATTTAGGGATATTTTGCATATGTAATAAATTGTCACAGGACAACATCTACTcaatgaggagaagaagaaagaaaatacagaaaaaataaaaaatcagattCGTTCTTGATTGAAGATTACATATATTGACTAAATCTTGGATCTACCAAAGTCAATATTGGATCTATTAACTCTCCTTGATTGTTGCTCATTCTACATTAGAGCTTTTAGTTTAGgcaaaatattttatcatccGAATTAATCCATGCTTCAATTACATGAACTCGGGGTGAGTTCTTACGTAGTGAAAGCAGGTGATGCAAGAGCAATTTAGTTAgtgtattaataaaataaatttgatgagtTTTAGGGTATTTTACATAGGTAATAAGTTGTTACATGACAATATCTTCTtaacaagaagaaaaaggaagaaaatatagAAAATTGAAAAAAATCAGATTTGTTCTTGATTGGACTACAAATCTTGATTAAAGATTTATCTAAAAGTTTGACAATCAAGAATATCATCAAGAGATGAagattatttattaaattattagaaATATTACCTTCTTCAAAGGAAGAaggtatcatatatttgatttgatgtgattgtaatatatatatatatatatatatatatatatataatttttatacttaaacctgtgaaaaaggcTAGGACATTATAATGGAGATGATCAGAAAATGAATCAATGTAATGAAGATAATCAACAGATTTAGTTCTTCCCACCTTGTGTGTGAGTGATGTGaggtaagattattattatttttcaattatttattttttcaattataaaatctttcaattattttttttttctctttctatctGGTATGTAAAAGATCTCATTGCTACCCGTCCTACATCACCAACTAACTCCATAGCAAGAAGAGGTAAGATTACGATGGGATTATGTACATGCAGATAATTACATAGATTAATACACAAAACATGGAGGAAGCAAATGGTGAGAAAATCTTAATCTTGATCACTGTCCGGTACATAAGATTCTCAATGCATATGACGATATGATCCTGAACATGTGTATTATCTACGATATTTCAGAACACAAAAGGGGGCTTCTGTTCATTGCATCAACAAAAGAAGTTGAATTGAAGAACTTCTCCAGAATCATCTTGATCTGCTAAAATATGTGGTTCTACATATTCCAAAAGGAAATCAGCTAGATGAATACACAGTTGTATCAAATAACTGAAGAAAAAATAAATCTCTCATCATCAAATCAGAAACTTTCTGCATAAATGTCTAATTTTGGAAACATAACTTACAGGTTGAGCGAAGAAGATTCGATTTTGGGTCATGATTGAGGTTTGAAATGAGAAGGAAGATGACAGAGGAGTAAGAGGAAGCGAACCTCGAGGGCGTGAAAGTTTCTACGAAAGGAGCGCATCTTCTTCACCATCTCCCGAAGGTCACTCTGGTCGACCGGCCTGCCTTCCTGGACCCAGCGCTCGAGCAGGGGGACGATGGAGCGCCTGGGGTCCCCGCTGGCGGCGACCCGATTGTAGAGGCAGTCGTGCCAACCCTTGGGCAGCGGCGGCAACTCCTCCGTGGACTTGAGTACACCCGCCGGCGCCACAAGCTGGGAGCCGA belongs to Musa acuminata AAA Group cultivar baxijiao chromosome BXJ3-5, Cavendish_Baxijiao_AAA, whole genome shotgun sequence and includes:
- the LOC135637723 gene encoding pentatricopeptide repeat-containing protein At2g20710, mitochondrial-like yields the protein MMKLVCRVCNSGAPMLLRQRWFGSQLVAPAGVLKSTEELPPLPKGWHDCLYNRVAASGDPRRSIVPLLERWVQEGRPVDQSDLREMVKKMRSFRRNFHALEISTWMSDRRYFCLSPGDVADRLDLIKKVHGLEQAESFFGNLPKQLKVYQVHGALLSCYVQDKCVEKAEAFFHRMEEANMLDSFAFNMLMKMYNDIGQLALVDKIFQKMKNKGFAPDIFTYNILIEAYATGANVEGVKKVLGSMKHSEIAASCYTYAIAAKGYVKSGLIDEALVLLEESKKLMPRRKGNDAYGFLILIYSDIGDKSEMYRVWNMYKSSDKVATSMYMCMMGALLKLDDVEGAEAILKEWESVTSFHDFRLPNLLLGAYCTRGLLEKAELLVNKAIESGLAPYANAWDRLASLYFDCGQNLKAVEAMKKALAEGQAPWKPNPASVMRTLEYMKEQKGVEEAEGIVKLLKRHGPLTQEIYNCLLTIYVWAGKSTTDLLEQMAEDGFRADEDTFKILEEKSEKILPQRTRKKKKNVEQKAIKGTETDCKSAKLAA